The Armatimonadota bacterium genome includes a region encoding these proteins:
- the nuoF gene encoding NADH-quinone oxidoreductase subunit NuoF: MPELRLLLKHADHPESTEIDFYKANGGYQALEKALKTDRQEIIEEIKKSGLRGRGGAGFPTWIKWNGIPKDESKPHYVLCNADEGEPGTFKDWELMRRTPHQLVEGMAIAGYATLSKTGIVYIRGEFVEAAQAMRRAIDQAYKAGYLGKNILNSGVDFDLHIHMGAGSYECGEESAMMSSVMGERGMPRLKFPHVPLPTISGLWESPTLINNVETFCCAPHIITNGGEWYAQMGASTKNSRGTKIFSVSGHVAKPGNYEIEFGTPLLELVQLAGGMTGGGLKAIIPGGSSVQIMPAENCAEAIVGYEELWDKGSMVGSGGMMVLNEHTCIVTFMWRTTEFYAHESCGKCTPCREGTRWMAQIYDRILEGKGRPDDIDVLLEICGQIDGRSFCGLGDAAAWPVVASIKHYRHEYEHFIQHGRSMLADRPETQAMMPYKGYKRYDPFRYEVTFGGHRLART; encoded by the coding sequence ATGCCTGAACTTCGCCTGCTACTAAAGCACGCCGACCATCCCGAATCGACCGAGATCGACTTCTACAAAGCCAACGGCGGCTATCAAGCCCTCGAAAAAGCGCTCAAGACCGACCGTCAGGAGATTATCGAAGAGATCAAGAAATCGGGTTTGAGAGGTCGCGGCGGGGCGGGCTTCCCCACTTGGATCAAGTGGAACGGCATCCCCAAGGACGAAAGCAAACCCCACTATGTGCTGTGCAACGCCGACGAGGGCGAGCCGGGCACGTTCAAAGATTGGGAACTGATGCGGCGCACGCCTCACCAGTTGGTCGAAGGCATGGCGATCGCGGGCTATGCGACGCTCTCTAAGACGGGCATCGTCTACATTCGCGGCGAGTTCGTCGAGGCTGCCCAAGCGATGCGCCGCGCCATCGATCAGGCCTACAAAGCGGGCTATTTGGGCAAGAACATATTGAACAGCGGCGTCGATTTCGATCTTCACATCCACATGGGCGCGGGATCGTACGAGTGCGGCGAAGAATCGGCCATGATGTCGAGCGTGATGGGCGAGCGCGGCATGCCCCGTCTCAAGTTTCCTCATGTGCCCCTTCCCACCATCAGCGGCCTTTGGGAGAGCCCAACGCTGATCAACAACGTCGAGACCTTTTGTTGCGCGCCGCACATTATAACGAACGGCGGCGAGTGGTACGCGCAGATGGGCGCATCGACCAAGAACAGCCGCGGTACCAAGATCTTTAGCGTCAGCGGGCATGTGGCCAAGCCCGGCAACTACGAGATCGAGTTTGGAACGCCACTTTTGGAACTGGTGCAACTGGCGGGCGGCATGACGGGCGGCGGGCTAAAGGCGATCATCCCGGGCGGGAGTTCGGTGCAGATCATGCCGGCGGAGAATTGCGCCGAGGCGATCGTCGGCTATGAGGAGCTTTGGGACAAGGGCAGCATGGTTGGCTCGGGCGGCATGATGGTCTTAAACGAGCACACCTGCATTGTAACCTTTATGTGGCGGACGACCGAGTTTTACGCGCACGAATCGTGCGGCAAATGCACGCCGTGCCGCGAGGGCACGCGCTGGATGGCGCAGATTTATGACCGCATTTTGGAAGGCAAGGGGCGACCGGACGACATCGACGTTCTGTTGGAAATCTGCGGACAGATCGACGGACGAAGCTTTTGCGGCCTAGGCGATGCGGCTGCCTGGCCCGTGGTCGCCAGCATCAAGCATTATCGCCACGAGTACGAACACTTTATCCAGCATGGCCGATCGATGCTGGCCGACCGGCCGGAAACCCAGGCGATGATGCCTTACAAAGGCTACAAGCGGTACGACCCGTTTCGATACGAGGTTACATTTGGCGGGCATCGGCTCGCTCGAACTTGA